A section of the Citrus sinensis cultivar Valencia sweet orange chromosome 8, DVS_A1.0, whole genome shotgun sequence genome encodes:
- the LOC102619149 gene encoding proline-rich protein 4-like isoform X50 encodes MRILPGSRGVLVCFLVPLLFAVSLCHAKDKAVEVVGTGECADCALSNFKTSQAFSGLRVTIDCKSKNGEFKTRGTGELDEEGKFKVSLPEEIVEDGKLKEECYAQLHSSSATPCPAYDGLESSKIVLKTKINGKHTFGLAKKLKFSPVTCASAFFWPHFKYPPLPKWSHPKFKLPHLKSFGHHPFPFPPKSFPPKFKKPLPPIPKFKKPLPPIPKIPPVPFYKPKPPIPKVIPPPIPIYKPKPPIPKVLPPPIPIYKPKPPIPKVLPPIPIYKPKPPIPKVLPPPIPIYKPKPPIPKVLPPPIPIFKPKPPIPKVLPPLVPIYKPKPPIPKVLPPSIPIYKPKPPIFKPLPPLLKIPPFPKKPCPPFPKLPPLPKIPPKYNDHPKFGKWRPLPPLFPLFPSHP; translated from the exons ATGCGGATCCTCCCCGGTTCCCGAGGAGTACTGGTGTGCTTCTTGGTGCCATTACTATTTGCTGTGAGTCTTTGTCATGCCAAGGACAAGGCGGTTGAGGTAGTTGGAACGGGAGAATGTGCAGATTGTGCGCTAAGTAACTTCAAGACAAGCCAGGCATTTTCGG GACTTCGAGTGACAATAGACTGTAAGTCGAAAAATGGAGAGTTTAAAACAAGAGGGACCGGTGAGCTCGATGAAGAAGGTAAGTTTAAGGTATCACTTCCTGAAGAAATTGTTGAAGATGGAAAGCTCAAGGAAGAATGTTATGCACAACTTCACAGTTCATCAGCCACTCCATGTCCTGCTTATGATGGCTTAGAGTCTTCAAAGATTGTTTTGAAGACAAAAATCAATGGAAAGCACACATTTGGGTTGGCAAAGAAGCTGAAATTCTCTCCCGTAACTTGTGCTTCGGCATTTTTTTGGCCTCATTTTAAGTACCCACCACTGCCCAAATGGTCACACCCTAAGTTTAAACTTCCTCATTTGAAAAGCTTTGGCCATCATCCTTTCCCATTTCCTCCCAAGAGCTTCCCTCCTAAATTCAAGAAGCCACTCCCTCCAATTCCAAAGTTCAAAAAGCCACTTCCTCCCATTCCAAAAATACCACCAGTTCCCTTTTATAAACCAAAACCACCAATTCCAAAGGTGATTCCACCACCAATCCCTATTTACAAACCAAAACCCCCAATCCCGAAG GTGCTTCCACCACCAATTCCCATCTACAAACCAAAACCCCCAATCCCGAAGGTGCTTCCACCGATTCCCATCTACAAACCAAAACCCCCAATCCCAAAGGTGCTTCCACCACCAATTCCCATCTACAAACCAAAACCCCCAATCCCAAAAGTGCTTCCCCCACCAATTCCCATCTTTAAACCAAAACCTCCAATCCCAAAAGTACTTCCACCACTAGTTCCGATTTACAAACCAAAACCGCCAATCCCAAAAGTGCTTCCACCATCAATACCTATCTACAAACCAAAGCCACCAATCTTTAAGCCACTGCCGCCACTTCTAAAGATCCCACCATTCCCCAAGAAGCCATGCCCACCTTTCCCAAAGCTTCCTCCACTCCCCAAGATTCCTCCAAAGTACAACGACCACCCCAAGTTTGGAAAATGGCGACCTTTACCTCCACTATTTCCTCTATTTCCTTCTCATCCTTAA
- the LOC102619149 gene encoding proline-rich protein 4-like isoform X48, with translation MRILPGSRGVLVCFLVPLLFAVSLCHAKDKAVEVVGTGECADCALSNFKTSQAFSGLRVTIDCKSKNGEFKTRGTGELDEEGKFKVSLPEEIVEDGKLKEECYAQLHSSSATPCPAYDGLESSKIVLKTKINGKHTFGLAKKLKFSPVTCASAFFWPHFKYPPLPKWSHPKFKLPHLKSFGHHPFPFPPKSFPPKFKKPLPPIPKFKKPLPPIPKIPPVPFYKPKPPIPKVIPPPIPIYKPKPPIPKVLPPPVPIYKPKPPIPKLLPPIPIYKPKPPIPKVLPPPIPIYKPKPPIPKVLPPIPIYKPKPPIPKVLPPPIPIYKPKPPIPKVLPPPIPIFKPKPPIPKVLPPLVPIYKPKPPIPKVLPPSIPIYKPKPPIFKPLPPLLKIPPFPKKPCPPFPKLPPLPKIPPKYNDHPKFGKWRPLPPLFPLFPSHP, from the exons ATGCGGATCCTCCCCGGTTCCCGAGGAGTACTGGTGTGCTTCTTGGTGCCATTACTATTTGCTGTGAGTCTTTGTCATGCCAAGGACAAGGCGGTTGAGGTAGTTGGAACGGGAGAATGTGCAGATTGTGCGCTAAGTAACTTCAAGACAAGCCAGGCATTTTCGG GACTTCGAGTGACAATAGACTGTAAGTCGAAAAATGGAGAGTTTAAAACAAGAGGGACCGGTGAGCTCGATGAAGAAGGTAAGTTTAAGGTATCACTTCCTGAAGAAATTGTTGAAGATGGAAAGCTCAAGGAAGAATGTTATGCACAACTTCACAGTTCATCAGCCACTCCATGTCCTGCTTATGATGGCTTAGAGTCTTCAAAGATTGTTTTGAAGACAAAAATCAATGGAAAGCACACATTTGGGTTGGCAAAGAAGCTGAAATTCTCTCCCGTAACTTGTGCTTCGGCATTTTTTTGGCCTCATTTTAAGTACCCACCACTGCCCAAATGGTCACACCCTAAGTTTAAACTTCCTCATTTGAAAAGCTTTGGCCATCATCCTTTCCCATTTCCTCCCAAGAGCTTCCCTCCTAAATTCAAGAAGCCACTCCCTCCAATTCCAAAGTTCAAAAAGCCACTTCCTCCCATTCCAAAAATACCACCAGTTCCCTTTTATAAACCAAAACCACCAATTCCAAAGGTGATTCCACCACCAATCCCTATTTACAAACCAAAACCCCCAATCCCGAAG GTGCTTCCACCACCAGTTCCCATCTACAAACCAAAACCTCCAATCCCGAAATTGCTTCCACCAATTCCCATCTACAAACCAAAACCCCCAATCCCGAAA GTGCTTCCACCACCAATTCCCATCTACAAACCAAAACCCCCAATCCCGAAGGTGCTTCCACCGATTCCCATCTACAAACCAAAACCCCCAATCCCAAAGGTGCTTCCACCACCAATTCCCATCTACAAACCAAAACCCCCAATCCCAAAAGTGCTTCCCCCACCAATTCCCATCTTTAAACCAAAACCTCCAATCCCAAAAGTACTTCCACCACTAGTTCCGATTTACAAACCAAAACCGCCAATCCCAAAAGTGCTTCCACCATCAATACCTATCTACAAACCAAAGCCACCAATCTTTAAGCCACTGCCGCCACTTCTAAAGATCCCACCATTCCCCAAGAAGCCATGCCCACCTTTCCCAAAGCTTCCTCCACTCCCCAAGATTCCTCCAAAGTACAACGACCACCCCAAGTTTGGAAAATGGCGACCTTTACCTCCACTATTTCCTCTATTTCCTTCTCATCCTTAA
- the LOC102619149 gene encoding proline-rich protein 4-like isoform X49, with amino-acid sequence MRILPGSRGVLVCFLVPLLFAVSLCHAKDKAVEVVGTGECADCALSNFKTSQAFSGLRVTIDCKSKNGEFKTRGTGELDEEGKFKVSLPEEIVEDGKLKEECYAQLHSSSATPCPAYDGLESSKIVLKTKINGKHTFGLAKKLKFSPVTCASAFFWPHFKYPPLPKWSHPKFKLPHLKSFGHHPFPFPPKSFPPKFKKPLPPIPKFKKPLPPIPKIPPVPFYKPKPPIPKVIPPPIPIYKPKPPIPKVLPPPVPIYKPKPPIPKLLPPIPIYKPKPPIPKVLPPPIPIYKPKPPIPKVLPPIPIYKPKPPIPKVLPPPIPIYKPKPPIPKVLPPPIPIFKPKPPIPKVLPPLVPIYKPKPPIPKVLPPSIPIYKPKPPIFKPLPPLLKIPPFPKKPCPPFPKLPPLPKIPPKYNDHPKFGKWRPLPPLFPLFPSHP; translated from the exons ATGCGGATCCTCCCCGGTTCCCGAGGAGTACTGGTGTGCTTCTTGGTGCCATTACTATTTGCTGTGAGTCTTTGTCATGCCAAGGACAAGGCGGTTGAGGTAGTTGGAACGGGAGAATGTGCAGATTGTGCGCTAAGTAACTTCAAGACAAGCCAGGCATTTTCGG GACTTCGAGTGACAATAGACTGTAAGTCGAAAAATGGAGAGTTTAAAACAAGAGGGACCGGTGAGCTCGATGAAGAAGGTAAGTTTAAGGTATCACTTCCTGAAGAAATTGTTGAAGATGGAAAGCTCAAGGAAGAATGTTATGCACAACTTCACAGTTCATCAGCCACTCCATGTCCTGCTTATGATGGCTTAGAGTCTTCAAAGATTGTTTTGAAGACAAAAATCAATGGAAAGCACACATTTGGGTTGGCAAAGAAGCTGAAATTCTCTCCCGTAACTTGTGCTTCGGCATTTTTTTGGCCTCATTTTAAGTACCCACCACTGCCCAAATGGTCACACCCTAAGTTTAAACTTCCTCATTTGAAAAGCTTTGGCCATCATCCTTTCCCATTTCCTCCCAAGAGCTTCCCTCCTAAATTCAAGAAGCCACTCCCTCCAATTCCAAAGTTCAAAAAGCCACTTCCTCCCATTCCAAAAATACCACCAGTTCCCTTTTATAAACCAAAACCACCAATTCCAAAGGTGATTCCACCACCAATCCCTATTTACAAACCAAAACCCCCAATCCCGAAG GTGCTTCCACCACCAGTTCCCATCTACAAACCAAAACCCCCAATCCCGAAATTGCTTCCACCAATTCCCATCTACAAACCAAAACCCCCAATCCCGAAG GTGCTTCCACCACCAATTCCCATCTACAAACCAAAACCCCCAATCCCGAAGGTGCTTCCACCGATTCCCATCTACAAACCAAAACCCCCAATCCCAAAGGTGCTTCCACCACCAATTCCCATCTACAAACCAAAACCCCCAATCCCAAAAGTGCTTCCCCCACCAATTCCCATCTTTAAACCAAAACCTCCAATCCCAAAAGTACTTCCACCACTAGTTCCGATTTACAAACCAAAACCGCCAATCCCAAAAGTGCTTCCACCATCAATACCTATCTACAAACCAAAGCCACCAATCTTTAAGCCACTGCCGCCACTTCTAAAGATCCCACCATTCCCCAAGAAGCCATGCCCACCTTTCCCAAAGCTTCCTCCACTCCCCAAGATTCCTCCAAAGTACAACGACCACCCCAAGTTTGGAAAATGGCGACCTTTACCTCCACTATTTCCTCTATTTCCTTCTCATCCTTAA
- the LOC102619149 gene encoding proline-rich protein 4-like isoform X12 — protein sequence MRILPGSRGVLVCFLVPLLFAVSLCHAKDKAVEVVGTGECADCALSNFKTSQAFSGLRVTIDCKSKNGEFKTRGTGELDEEGKFKVSLPEEIVEDGKLKEECYAQLHSSSATPCPAYDGLESSKIVLKTKINGKHTFGLAKKLKFSPVTCASAFFWPHFKYPPLPKWSHPKFKLPHLKSFGHHPFPFPPKSFPPKFKKPLPPIPKFKKPLPPIPKIPPVPFYKPKPPIPKVIPPPIPIYKPKPPIPKVLPPPIPIYKPKPPIPKVLPPPIPIYKPKPPIPKLLPPIPIYKPKPPIPKVLPPPIPIYKPKSPIPKVLPPIPIYKPKPPIPKVLPPPVPIYKPKPPIPKLLPPIPIYKPKPPIPKVLPPIPIYKPKPPIPKVLPPPIPIYKPKPPIPKVLPPIPIYKPKPPIPKVLPPPIPIYKPKPPIPKVLPPPIPIFKPKPPIPKVLPPLVPIYKPKPPIPKVLPPSIPIYKPKPPIFKPLPPLLKIPPFPKKPCPPFPKLPPLPKIPPKYNDHPKFGKWRPLPPLFPLFPSHP from the exons ATGCGGATCCTCCCCGGTTCCCGAGGAGTACTGGTGTGCTTCTTGGTGCCATTACTATTTGCTGTGAGTCTTTGTCATGCCAAGGACAAGGCGGTTGAGGTAGTTGGAACGGGAGAATGTGCAGATTGTGCGCTAAGTAACTTCAAGACAAGCCAGGCATTTTCGG GACTTCGAGTGACAATAGACTGTAAGTCGAAAAATGGAGAGTTTAAAACAAGAGGGACCGGTGAGCTCGATGAAGAAGGTAAGTTTAAGGTATCACTTCCTGAAGAAATTGTTGAAGATGGAAAGCTCAAGGAAGAATGTTATGCACAACTTCACAGTTCATCAGCCACTCCATGTCCTGCTTATGATGGCTTAGAGTCTTCAAAGATTGTTTTGAAGACAAAAATCAATGGAAAGCACACATTTGGGTTGGCAAAGAAGCTGAAATTCTCTCCCGTAACTTGTGCTTCGGCATTTTTTTGGCCTCATTTTAAGTACCCACCACTGCCCAAATGGTCACACCCTAAGTTTAAACTTCCTCATTTGAAAAGCTTTGGCCATCATCCTTTCCCATTTCCTCCCAAGAGCTTCCCTCCTAAATTCAAGAAGCCACTCCCTCCAATTCCAAAGTTCAAAAAGCCACTTCCTCCCATTCCAAAAATACCACCAGTTCCCTTTTATAAACCAAAACCACCAATTCCAAAGGTGATTCCACCACCAATCCCTATTTACAAACCAAAACCCCCAATCCCGAAGGTACTTCCACCACCAATTCCCATCTACAAACCAAAACCCCCAATCCCGAAAGTGCTTCCACCACCAATTCCCATCTACAAACCAAAACCCCCAATCCCGAAGTTGCTTCCACCAATTCCCATCTACAAACCAAAACCCCCAATCCCGAAAGTGCTTCCACCACCAATTCCCATCTACAAACCAAAATCCCCAATCCCGAAGGTGCTTCCACCAATTCCCATCTACAAACCAAAACCCCCAATCCCAAAG GTGCTTCCACCACCAGTTCCCATCTACAAACCAAAACCCCCAATCCCGAAATTGCTTCCACCAATTCCCATCTACAAACCAAAACCCCCAATCCCGAAGGTGCTTCCACCGATTCCCATCTACAAACCAAAACCCCCAATCCCAAAGGTGCTTCCACCACCAATTCCCATCTACAAACCAAAACCCCCAATCCCGAAGGTGCTTCCACCGATTCCCATCTACAAACCAAAACCCCCAATCCCAAAGGTGCTTCCACCACCAATTCCCATCTACAAACCAAAACCCCCAATCCCAAAAGTGCTTCCCCCACCAATTCCCATCTTTAAACCAAAACCTCCAATCCCAAAAGTACTTCCACCACTAGTTCCGATTTACAAACCAAAACCGCCAATCCCAAAAGTGCTTCCACCATCAATACCTATCTACAAACCAAAGCCACCAATCTTTAAGCCACTGCCGCCACTTCTAAAGATCCCACCATTCCCCAAGAAGCCATGCCCACCTTTCCCAAAGCTTCCTCCACTCCCCAAGATTCCTCCAAAGTACAACGACCACCCCAAGTTTGGAAAATGGCGACCTTTACCTCCACTATTTCCTCTATTTCCTTCTCATCCTTAA
- the LOC102619149 gene encoding proline-rich protein 4-like isoform X24 — protein MRILPGSRGVLVCFLVPLLFAVSLCHAKDKAVEVVGTGECADCALSNFKTSQAFSGLRVTIDCKSKNGEFKTRGTGELDEEGKFKVSLPEEIVEDGKLKEECYAQLHSSSATPCPAYDGLESSKIVLKTKINGKHTFGLAKKLKFSPVTCASAFFWPHFKYPPLPKWSHPKFKLPHLKSFGHHPFPFPPKSFPPKFKKPLPPIPKFKKPLPPIPKIPPVPFYKPKPPIPKVIPPPIPIYKPKPPIPKVLPPPIPIYKPKPPIPKVLPPPIPIYKPKPPIPKLLPPIPIYKPKPPIPKVLPPPIPIYKPKSPIPKVLPPIPIYKPKPPIPKVLPPIPIYKPKPPIPKVLPPPIPIYKPKPPIPKVLPPIPIYKPKPPIPKVLPPPIPIYKPKPPIPKVLPPPIPIFKPKPPIPKVLPPLVPIYKPKPPIPKVLPPSIPIYKPKPPIFKPLPPLLKIPPFPKKPCPPFPKLPPLPKIPPKYNDHPKFGKWRPLPPLFPLFPSHP, from the exons ATGCGGATCCTCCCCGGTTCCCGAGGAGTACTGGTGTGCTTCTTGGTGCCATTACTATTTGCTGTGAGTCTTTGTCATGCCAAGGACAAGGCGGTTGAGGTAGTTGGAACGGGAGAATGTGCAGATTGTGCGCTAAGTAACTTCAAGACAAGCCAGGCATTTTCGG GACTTCGAGTGACAATAGACTGTAAGTCGAAAAATGGAGAGTTTAAAACAAGAGGGACCGGTGAGCTCGATGAAGAAGGTAAGTTTAAGGTATCACTTCCTGAAGAAATTGTTGAAGATGGAAAGCTCAAGGAAGAATGTTATGCACAACTTCACAGTTCATCAGCCACTCCATGTCCTGCTTATGATGGCTTAGAGTCTTCAAAGATTGTTTTGAAGACAAAAATCAATGGAAAGCACACATTTGGGTTGGCAAAGAAGCTGAAATTCTCTCCCGTAACTTGTGCTTCGGCATTTTTTTGGCCTCATTTTAAGTACCCACCACTGCCCAAATGGTCACACCCTAAGTTTAAACTTCCTCATTTGAAAAGCTTTGGCCATCATCCTTTCCCATTTCCTCCCAAGAGCTTCCCTCCTAAATTCAAGAAGCCACTCCCTCCAATTCCAAAGTTCAAAAAGCCACTTCCTCCCATTCCAAAAATACCACCAGTTCCCTTTTATAAACCAAAACCACCAATTCCAAAGGTGATTCCACCACCAATCCCTATTTACAAACCAAAACCCCCAATCCCGAAGGTACTTCCACCACCAATTCCCATCTACAAACCAAAACCCCCAATCCCGAAAGTGCTTCCACCACCAATTCCCATCTACAAACCAAAACCCCCAATCCCGAAGTTGCTTCCACCAATTCCCATCTACAAACCAAAACCCCCAATCCCGAAAGTGCTTCCACCACCAATTCCCATCTACAAACCAAAATCCCCAATCCCGAAGGTGCTTCCACCAATTCCCATCTACAAACCAAAACCCCCAATCCCAAAG GTGCTTCCACCGATTCCCATCTACAAACCAAAACCCCCAATCCCAAAGGTGCTTCCACCACCAATTCCCATCTACAAACCAAAACCCCCAATCCCGAAGGTGCTTCCACCGATTCCCATCTACAAACCAAAACCCCCAATCCCAAAGGTGCTTCCACCACCAATTCCCATCTACAAACCAAAACCCCCAATCCCAAAAGTGCTTCCCCCACCAATTCCCATCTTTAAACCAAAACCTCCAATCCCAAAAGTACTTCCACCACTAGTTCCGATTTACAAACCAAAACCGCCAATCCCAAAAGTGCTTCCACCATCAATACCTATCTACAAACCAAAGCCACCAATCTTTAAGCCACTGCCGCCACTTCTAAAGATCCCACCATTCCCCAAGAAGCCATGCCCACCTTTCCCAAAGCTTCCTCCACTCCCCAAGATTCCTCCAAAGTACAACGACCACCCCAAGTTTGGAAAATGGCGACCTTTACCTCCACTATTTCCTCTATTTCCTTCTCATCCTTAA
- the LOC102619149 gene encoding proline-rich protein 4-like isoform X33, with translation MRILPGSRGVLVCFLVPLLFAVSLCHAKDKAVEVVGTGECADCALSNFKTSQAFSGLRVTIDCKSKNGEFKTRGTGELDEEGKFKVSLPEEIVEDGKLKEECYAQLHSSSATPCPAYDGLESSKIVLKTKINGKHTFGLAKKLKFSPVTCASAFFWPHFKYPPLPKWSHPKFKLPHLKSFGHHPFPFPPKSFPPKFKKPLPPIPKFKKPLPPIPKIPPVPFYKPKPPIPKVIPPPIPIYKPKPPIPKVLPPPIPIYKPKPPIPKVLPPPIPIYKPKPPIPKLLPPIPIYKPKPPIPKVLPPPIPIYKPKSPIPKVLPPIPIYKPKPPIPKVLPPPIPIYKPKPPIPKVLPPIPIYKPKPPIPKVLPPPIPIYKPKPPIPKVLPPPIPIFKPKPPIPKVLPPLVPIYKPKPPIPKVLPPSIPIYKPKPPIFKPLPPLLKIPPFPKKPCPPFPKLPPLPKIPPKYNDHPKFGKWRPLPPLFPLFPSHP, from the exons ATGCGGATCCTCCCCGGTTCCCGAGGAGTACTGGTGTGCTTCTTGGTGCCATTACTATTTGCTGTGAGTCTTTGTCATGCCAAGGACAAGGCGGTTGAGGTAGTTGGAACGGGAGAATGTGCAGATTGTGCGCTAAGTAACTTCAAGACAAGCCAGGCATTTTCGG GACTTCGAGTGACAATAGACTGTAAGTCGAAAAATGGAGAGTTTAAAACAAGAGGGACCGGTGAGCTCGATGAAGAAGGTAAGTTTAAGGTATCACTTCCTGAAGAAATTGTTGAAGATGGAAAGCTCAAGGAAGAATGTTATGCACAACTTCACAGTTCATCAGCCACTCCATGTCCTGCTTATGATGGCTTAGAGTCTTCAAAGATTGTTTTGAAGACAAAAATCAATGGAAAGCACACATTTGGGTTGGCAAAGAAGCTGAAATTCTCTCCCGTAACTTGTGCTTCGGCATTTTTTTGGCCTCATTTTAAGTACCCACCACTGCCCAAATGGTCACACCCTAAGTTTAAACTTCCTCATTTGAAAAGCTTTGGCCATCATCCTTTCCCATTTCCTCCCAAGAGCTTCCCTCCTAAATTCAAGAAGCCACTCCCTCCAATTCCAAAGTTCAAAAAGCCACTTCCTCCCATTCCAAAAATACCACCAGTTCCCTTTTATAAACCAAAACCACCAATTCCAAAGGTGATTCCACCACCAATCCCTATTTACAAACCAAAACCCCCAATCCCGAAGGTACTTCCACCACCAATTCCCATCTACAAACCAAAACCCCCAATCCCGAAAGTGCTTCCACCACCAATTCCCATCTACAAACCAAAACCCCCAATCCCGAAGTTGCTTCCACCAATTCCCATCTACAAACCAAAACCCCCAATCCCGAAAGTGCTTCCACCACCAATTCCCATCTACAAACCAAAATCCCCAATCCCGAAGGTGCTTCCACCAATTCCCATCTACAAACCAAAACCCCCAATCCCAAAG GTGCTTCCACCACCAATTCCCATCTACAAACCAAAACCCCCAATCCCGAAGGTGCTTCCACCGATTCCCATCTACAAACCAAAACCCCCAATCCCAAAGGTGCTTCCACCACCAATTCCCATCTACAAACCAAAACCCCCAATCCCAAAAGTGCTTCCCCCACCAATTCCCATCTTTAAACCAAAACCTCCAATCCCAAAAGTACTTCCACCACTAGTTCCGATTTACAAACCAAAACCGCCAATCCCAAAAGTGCTTCCACCATCAATACCTATCTACAAACCAAAGCCACCAATCTTTAAGCCACTGCCGCCACTTCTAAAGATCCCACCATTCCCCAAGAAGCCATGCCCACCTTTCCCAAAGCTTCCTCCACTCCCCAAGATTCCTCCAAAGTACAACGACCACCCCAAGTTTGGAAAATGGCGACCTTTACCTCCACTATTTCCTCTATTTCCTTCTCATCCTTAA
- the LOC102619149 gene encoding proline-rich protein 4-like isoform X42 — translation MRILPGSRGVLVCFLVPLLFAVSLCHAKDKAVEVVGTGECADCALSNFKTSQAFSGLRVTIDCKSKNGEFKTRGTGELDEEGKFKVSLPEEIVEDGKLKEECYAQLHSSSATPCPAYDGLESSKIVLKTKINGKHTFGLAKKLKFSPVTCASAFFWPHFKYPPLPKWSHPKFKLPHLKSFGHHPFPFPPKSFPPKFKKPLPPIPKFKKPLPPIPKIPPVPFYKPKPPIPKVIPPPIPIYKPKPPIPKVLPPPIPIYKPKPPIPKVLPPPIPIYKPKPPIPKLLPPIPIYKPKPPIPKVLPPPIPIYKPKSPIPKVLPPIPIYKPKPPIPKVLPPIPIYKPKPPIPKVLPPPIPIYKPKPPIPKVLPPPIPIFKPKPPIPKVLPPLVPIYKPKPPIPKVLPPSIPIYKPKPPIFKPLPPLLKIPPFPKKPCPPFPKLPPLPKIPPKYNDHPKFGKWRPLPPLFPLFPSHP, via the exons ATGCGGATCCTCCCCGGTTCCCGAGGAGTACTGGTGTGCTTCTTGGTGCCATTACTATTTGCTGTGAGTCTTTGTCATGCCAAGGACAAGGCGGTTGAGGTAGTTGGAACGGGAGAATGTGCAGATTGTGCGCTAAGTAACTTCAAGACAAGCCAGGCATTTTCGG GACTTCGAGTGACAATAGACTGTAAGTCGAAAAATGGAGAGTTTAAAACAAGAGGGACCGGTGAGCTCGATGAAGAAGGTAAGTTTAAGGTATCACTTCCTGAAGAAATTGTTGAAGATGGAAAGCTCAAGGAAGAATGTTATGCACAACTTCACAGTTCATCAGCCACTCCATGTCCTGCTTATGATGGCTTAGAGTCTTCAAAGATTGTTTTGAAGACAAAAATCAATGGAAAGCACACATTTGGGTTGGCAAAGAAGCTGAAATTCTCTCCCGTAACTTGTGCTTCGGCATTTTTTTGGCCTCATTTTAAGTACCCACCACTGCCCAAATGGTCACACCCTAAGTTTAAACTTCCTCATTTGAAAAGCTTTGGCCATCATCCTTTCCCATTTCCTCCCAAGAGCTTCCCTCCTAAATTCAAGAAGCCACTCCCTCCAATTCCAAAGTTCAAAAAGCCACTTCCTCCCATTCCAAAAATACCACCAGTTCCCTTTTATAAACCAAAACCACCAATTCCAAAGGTGATTCCACCACCAATCCCTATTTACAAACCAAAACCCCCAATCCCGAAGGTACTTCCACCACCAATTCCCATCTACAAACCAAAACCCCCAATCCCGAAAGTGCTTCCACCACCAATTCCCATCTACAAACCAAAACCCCCAATCCCGAAGTTGCTTCCACCAATTCCCATCTACAAACCAAAACCCCCAATCCCGAAAGTGCTTCCACCACCAATTCCCATCTACAAACCAAAATCCCCAATCCCGAAGGTGCTTCCACCAATTCCCATCTACAAACCAAAACCCCCAATCCCAAAG GTGCTTCCACCGATTCCCATCTACAAACCAAAACCCCCAATCCCAAAGGTGCTTCCACCACCAATTCCCATCTACAAACCAAAACCCCCAATCCCAAAAGTGCTTCCCCCACCAATTCCCATCTTTAAACCAAAACCTCCAATCCCAAAAGTACTTCCACCACTAGTTCCGATTTACAAACCAAAACCGCCAATCCCAAAAGTGCTTCCACCATCAATACCTATCTACAAACCAAAGCCACCAATCTTTAAGCCACTGCCGCCACTTCTAAAGATCCCACCATTCCCCAAGAAGCCATGCCCACCTTTCCCAAAGCTTCCTCCACTCCCCAAGATTCCTCCAAAGTACAACGACCACCCCAAGTTTGGAAAATGGCGACCTTTACCTCCACTATTTCCTCTATTTCCTTCTCATCCTTAA